A part of Cotesia glomerata isolate CgM1 linkage group LG4, MPM_Cglom_v2.3, whole genome shotgun sequence genomic DNA contains:
- the LOC123264412 gene encoding endoplasmic reticulum junction formation protein lunapark-A isoform X1, with protein sequence MGIILSRFRKKKTTIEILEDLDSQIKKIEQYGQTTEQRHKKIVGTLIIYSVLLYVVTAVLFYFYFFPASLYDQLFYITPLLIFPLLIIFTKKLVTWYYKRKISRNQEKLVDMQKEKKKILDQVTETETYKKAKEILLKFAPDQLRMTPLSPQPVSKTPMTTPVPRRLSTPQPQTPMPQPSMATPMHQTSDATELRKRALAATSPQLNSSIGRPVNTGLVPVGLASANTPQQTPYYHPSGRLLNASLIRPRSPLPRPILPKQRSYLDRLVEYLVGDGPSNRYALICRQCDSHNGMALKEEFEYFGFRCCYCQYWNPARKQKPSAPKLDGDITSPLSITGRQSGKSTNHEATSSSSSGTDSDIEVVDKPDTPEAEAIESDKIIDQKLPDKVLNEEKKVIEESEDKSDQMEVDESPRK encoded by the exons atgggAATTATTCTGTCAAGATTTcgt aaaaagaaGACGACAATAGAAATTTTGGAGGACCTTGACTCC caaataaaaaaaattgaacagtATGGTCAAACAACAGAACAGAggcataaaaaaatagttggaACATTAATAATATACAGTGTGTTACTTTATGTCGTAACGGCGGtactgttttatttttacttctttcccgcttcacttTACGATCAACTTTTTTACATCACtccattattaatttttccattGCT gataatatttaccaaaaaacTGGTGACGTGGtattacaaaagaaaaatctcaaggaatcaagaaaaattagtaGACATGCAGAAAgagaagaagaaaattttagatcAAGTCACTGAGACCGAGACTTATAAGAAAGCTAAAGAAATTTTGCTTAAATTCGCTCCTGATCAATTGAGAATGACACCT ctttcACCTCAG ccGGTATCAAAAACACCAATGACAACCCCAGTACCAAGGCGCCTGAGTACACCACAGCCTCAGACACCGATGCCTCAGCCATCGATGGCCACTCCAATGCACCAGACGTCTGACGCAACTGAGCTGCGAAAGCGCGCGTTGGCAGCAACCAGCCCGCAATTAAATTCATCAATCGGTAGGCCTGTAAATACTGGTCTTGTACCAGTTGGGTTAGCTTCTGCTAATACTCCGCAGCAGACTCCATATTATCATCCGAGTGGTAGATTGTTAAATGCTTCGTTAATCCGTCCTC GGTCACCGTTACCACGTCCGATACTTCCGAAACAGAGAAGTTATTTGGATCGCTTGGTTGAATATTTGGTGGGTGATGGTCCCTCTAATCGGTACGCGCTGATATGTAGGCAGTGTGATTCACATAATGGAATGGCGCTCAAAGAagaatttgaatattttg GGTTCCGTTGCTGTTACTGTCAATACTGGAATCCAGCACGGAAACAAAAGCCATCAGCGCCAAAATTAGATGGTGATATTACATCCCCGTTATCAATAACCGGCCGCCAAAGCGGCAAGTCAACAAACCACGAAGCGACGTCATCTAGCTCGTCTGGCACTGACTCAGATATTGAAGTCGTTGATAAGCCAGACACACCAGAAGCAGAAGCCATTGAGtctgataaaataattgatcagAAGTTACCCGACAAAG ttttaaatgaagaaaaaaaagtaattgaagAATCTGAAGATAAATCTGACCAAATGGAGGTAGACGAATCTCCAcgtaaatga
- the LOC123264413 gene encoding epidermal growth factor receptor substrate 15 homolog isoform X2 has translation MGSKNIKETIKLLDRPSNSDSSSDSLIIKPVKRNVKRRPRVRTKNNKNQCSCNRSKSRVIALWLAAVLITFWLIALSWVAAILYGEIGRMDLSIRSAIAGSEGVPDALQKCHSLSKDLQNNQTLLFTQLTDVKAQINNFTIQLTNIQKGLHQVQELLHDAPELTNIPTQVKSISSSVATFGSKIRDLRVTVDALKETETKLQDAQHDLQRNITNIKTALDELTKVTQKLTMPTNESKVKTEELSNTISELRNNLSSINDTLTHGYQSLSDDQQKDHKLLVSLQDTTLNASMQVKSLEAECAKANEQTTIVSSVKKLTDEVNNVRSVDASLMSRIEQLEYSYKNLKNSTNQMLTLNSSTDIKQPNVNATDSNNNNNNNGQTIADGLLPH, from the exons ATGggaagtaaaaatataaaagagaCGATTAAACTTCTGGATCGTCCCTCTAATTCCGACAGCTCCTCTGACAGCTTGATTATCAAACCTGTCAAAAGAAATGTCAAAAG aagaCCAAGAGtaagaacaaaaaataataaaaatcagtgTTCGTGTAATAGAAGTAAATCGAGGGTAATTGCGCTATGGTTAGCAGCggttttaattactttttggTTGATTGCATTGTCATGGGTGGCAGCTATTCTTTATGGAGAAATTGGACGGATGGATTTATCTATACGTTCTG CTATTGCCGGTAGTGAAGGCGTACCAGATGCATTGCAAAAATGCCACTCGTTGTCGAAAGATTTGCAGAATAATCAAACTTTGTTATTTACACAATTAACTGATGTTAAAgctcaaattaataattttactattcag CTGACAAACATACAAAAAGGACTCCATCAAGTACAAGAGCTTCTCCACGATGCACCAGAATTAACAAACATACCGACTCAAGTAAAGTCCATAAGTTCAAGTGTCGCAACTTTTGGAAGTAAAATTCGGGATTTAAGAGTCACTGTTGACGCTTTAAAAGAGACTGAAACTAAATTACAAGATGCACAACATGATCTTCAAAGGAATATCACTAATATAAAG acggCTCTAGATGAATTAACAAAAGTAACTCAGAAATTAACAATGCCAACAAACGAGTCTAAAGTTAAAACTGAAGAATTGAGTAACACGATATCTgagttaagaaataatttgtcGTCGATTAATGACACGCTCACACATGGTTATCAATCGCTTTCCGATGATCAGCAGAAAGATCAt aaattgTTGGTTTCATTGCAAGACACCACACTAAATGCAAGTATGCAAGTAAAGTCTTTAGAAGCAGAGTGTGCTAAAGCTAATGAACAAACAACTATCGTTagttctgttaaaaaattaactgatgag gTAAACAACGTCCGAAGCGTAGATGCAAGTTTGATGAGTCGCATTGAACAGTTAGAATACTCGtacaaaaatctaaaaaattcaacgAACCAAATGCTGACATTGAACTCCAGCACCGATATTAAGCAACCGAATGTCAATGCTAccgatagtaataataataataataataatgggcAAACGATAGCTGATGGACTACTACCGCATTAA
- the LOC123264411 gene encoding RNA helicase aquarius: MESTRVTKANPAPTVEQITSDHITQIASKYWTPRETDSHLPFDKQIIEDIYIQEICASKFSIRRIMMLEYSLYLENFLWPNYLASSASRSHTLSIVVMVNEKFRERVQVWDVFQASPSEFPGFIQNVLQACLEDSILDFDLKEQTSLIVFLNHCFNSMEVTLVRNEIKRLISLSMWVSLQQGRLELELKKHDEWRKQWKKLKKKDEKLKQNLDWERKFLHRLMIKFMAILDTITEEGPLNPDKIHYCERFLELMIDLEALLPTRRYFNTVMDDCHLVVRCSLSNLLKRPEGNLFGQLLEMLKFYAKFEIDEKTGDALTDHDMTHIHYEKITSLQKASFAKFPELRSFAMANVASVDTREALEKHFGSLSEEKLIAVACYLNLVPPEERANAENWYRMDKQFLQELLISRHERRSSQLEELNEMPLYPTEDVIWNENIVPTEYFSGEGCLALPKLNLQFLTLHDYLLRNFNLFRLESTYEIRQDIEDSVSRLSPWKAEDEGVYFGGWARMAQPITQFAVVEVAKPNIGEKRPSRVRADVTINLSIRKEIKSEWENLRKHDVCFLITVKPPNPIGTKYSHKLPFLSQVGLTAVRGCEIEGMLDSNGRVIEDGPEPRPILPGDSRTYRVWLDSNQYRLDMDTASQGNEDIYEGFSIIMRRKPKENNFKAVLETIRELMNTECVVPDWLHNIILGYGNPGAAQYMEMPNRLPTIDFNDTFLDIDHLKSSFPEYKIKIKTDEREKLVRPFRITFEEKEEEETGISVESHVIPSRGPYKANQPKKNQIPFTPTQIEAIRAGMQPGLTLVVGPPGTGKTDVAVQIISNLYHNFPNQRTLIVTHSNQALNQLFEKIMALDIDERHLLRLGHGEEALETEKDFSRYGRVNYVLAKRIDLLAEVQRLKDSLDVKGDVAYTCETAGYFFMDQVITRWHSFEAKLKPGEIDVIKNEFPFTKFFNNSIQPLFKSQSYEEDLETAESCFRYIESVFKQLEEFRAFELLRSGLDRSKYLLVKEAKIIAMTCTHAALKRRELVDMGFKYDNILMEESAQILEIETFIPLLLQNPEDGYNRLKRWIMIGDHHQLPPVIKNMAFQKYSNMEQSLFTRFVRLGVPTVDLDAQGRARPSICNLYNWRYKKLGNLKHVEQSTEYLTANAGFCFDYQLINVEDFNGVGESEPTAYFYQNLAEAEYCVAVFMYMRLLGYPADKISILTTYNGQKHLIRDVINIRCANNPLIGRPSKVTTVDKYQGQQNDYILLSLVRTRAVGHLRDVRRLIVAMSRARLGLYVFARVNLFKDCFELRPVFQQLMRRPVSLQLVPDESHPTERLNKDSPEAPVVEIKDMPHAANFVYELYTKKVSSMKDAFKGYERLEVAHETSSILNRDKEKKDVVVEDQEKSTTDGSSVKEMVEDMVVEFEFRDKVEENLDNQEKMEED; this comes from the exons ATGGAAAGCACGCGGGTTACTAAAGCTAACCCTGCACCGACAGTGGAACAAATTACATCTGACCACATAACACAG ATTGCGAGTAAATATTGGACGCCCCGAGAAACGGACTCGCACCTCCCCTTCGACAAGCAAATAATCGAGGACATCTACATCCAAGAAATATGCgcgtcaaaattttcaatacgcCGTATAATGATGCTAGAATACAGCCTGTACCTAGAAAACTTCTTATGGCCGAACTACCTAGCCTCCAGCGCCTCTCGATCCCACACATTATCAATCGTAGTGATGGTGAACGAAAAATTCCGCGAGCGAGTTCAAGTTTGGGACGTCTTCCAAGCCAGCCCTTCCGAGTTCCCCGGCTTTATCCAAAACGTGTTACAAGCTTGCCTAGAAGACAGTATCCTTGACTTCGATTTAAAGGAGCAAACATCCTTAATAGTTTTCTTGAACCACTGCTTCAACTCAATGGAAGTGACCTTAGTAAGAAACGAGATCAAGCGTTTAATATCCCTCTCAATGTGGGTGTCTTTGCAACAAGGCCGCCTCGAGTTGGAGCTCAAGAAACACGACGAGTGGCGGAAGCAGTGGAAGAAGCTCAAGAAGAAGGACGAGAAGCTAAAACAAAACTTAGATTgggaaagaaaatttcttcaccgtctaatgattaaatttatggCTATCTTAGACACAATTACCGAGGAAGGTCCTTTAAATCCCGACAAAATTCACTATTGTGAGAGATTCTTGGAGCTGATGATCGATTTAGAGGCTTTGCTGCCCACCCGGAGGTATTTTAATACAGTAATGGACGACTGCCACCTAGTAGTCAGATGTTCACTCTCCAACTTGCTAAAAAGACCCGAGGGGAATTTATTCGGGCAGTTATTAGAAATGTTAAAGTTCTACGCAAAATTTGAGATCGACGAGAAGACCGGAGACGCTTTAACAGACCACGACATGACTCACATTCACTACGAAAAGATAACTTCCCTCCAAAAAGCGTCTTTCGCTAAATTTCCAGAGCTCAGAAGCTTCGCGATGGCCAACGTGGCAAGCGTTGACACCCGCGAAGCTTTAGAAAAACACTTTGGCTCTCTAAGTGAAGAGAAACTCATCGCAGTTGCCTGCTATTTAAACCTAGTCCCGCCAGAAGAGCGAGCTAACGCGGAAAACTGGTACCGGATGGACAAGCAGTTCCTCCAGGAGCTTCTAATCTCTCGCCACGAGCGTAGATCTTCTCAACTTGAAGAACTAAACGAGATGCCGCTCTACCCAACCGAGGACGTGATCTGGAACGAGAACATAGTCCCAACAGAATATTTTTCCGGCGAAGGCTGCTTAGCGCTGCCCAAATTAAACCTGCAATTTTTAACTCTGCACGATTATTTACTgcgcaattttaatttattccgACTAGAGTCGACTTATGAAATCCGCCAGGATATTGAGGACTCTGTAAGCAGACTGAGTCCCTGGAAAGCCGAAGACGAGGGTGTTTATTTCGGTGGCTGGGCTCGAATGGCTCAACCTATTACTCAATTTGCTGTGGTAGAAGTCGCCAAGCCTAATATCGGGGAGAAAAGACCCTCCAGAGTGCGCGCAGatgttacaataaatttgAGCATCCGCAAGGAAATAAAATCCGAGTGGGAGAATTTGAGGAAGCACGacgtttgttttttaataacagtcaaaccTCCGAACCCAATTGGGACTAAGTACTCCCACAAGCTGCCCTTTTTGTCGCAAGTGGGCTTAACAGCTGTCCGCGGCTGCGAAATTGAGGGCATGTTGGACTCCAATGGCCGTGTTATTGAAGACGGTCCTGAACCTCGGCCTATTTTGCCCGGAGATTCAAGGACTTATCGGGTTTGGCTGGACTCTAATCAGTACCGCTTGGACATGGACACTGCCAGTCAAGGAAACGAAGATATCTATGAAGGATTCAGTATTATAATGCGAAGAAAACCCaaggaaaataatttcaaagctgTTTTGGAGACTATTCGAGAGTTAATGAATACAGAATGTGTTGTTCCGGACTGGCTGCATAATATTATTCTGGGTTATGGAAATCCTGGAGCTGCCCAGTACATGGAGATGCCCAATCGGCTGCCCACTATTGATTTCAACGACACATTTTTGGACATCGACCATCTTAAGTCCAGTTTTCCGGAGTataagattaaaataaaaactgacGAGCGGGAAAAATTGGTCAGACCTTTTAGGATtacttttgaagaaaaagaagaagaagagacGGGAATTTCGGTAGAGTCTCATGTAATTCCCAGCAGAGGGCCTTACAAGGCTAACCAACCTAAGAAAAACCAGATCCCGTTCACGCCGACGCAGATAGAAGCAATTCGCGCGGGAATGCAGCCGGGATTGACGCTGGTAGTTGGTCCCCCTGGTACCGGTAAAACAGACGTAGCAGTCCAGATTATTTCTAACCTCTACCACAATTTTCCGAACCAGCGGACGTTGATTGTAACGCACTCTAACCAAGCTTTGAACCAACTTTTCGAGAAAATCATGGCGCTGGACATTGATGAGCGTCATTTGCTTCGTTTGGGGCACGGAGAAGAAGCTCTGGAGACTGAGAAGGACTTCAGCCGCTACGGGAGGGTTAATTATGTGCTAGCAAAAAGGATAGACTTGCTAGCGGAGGTCCAGAGGTTGAAAGATTCTTTAGATGTTAAAGGAGACGTCGCTTATACTTGCGAGACTGCTGGGTACTTTTTTATGGACCAGGTTATCACTCGGTGGCATTCTTTTGAAGCCAAGCTTAAGCCAGGAGAAAttgatgtaattaaaaatgaatttcccTTCACgaaattctttaataattcCATCCAGCCGCTGTTCAAGTCCCAGAGCTACGAGGAAGACTTGGAGACTGCTGAGAGCTGTTTTAGATATATAGAGAGTGTTTTTAAGCAACTGGAAGAGTTTAGAGCCTTTGAATTGCTCAGATCTGGGCTAGATCGCTCGAAGTACTTGCTGGTTAAAGAAGCTAAGATTATTGCGATGACTTGTACTCACGCTGCGTTGAAAAGAAGGGAATTGGTTGACATGGGGTTTAAATATGACAATATACTTATGGAAGAGTCGGCTCAAATTTTGGAGATTGAAACTTTTATTCCTCTGCTGTTACAAAATCCAGAGGACGGGTATAATAGGTTGAAGAGGTGGATCATGATTGGAGATCATCATCAATTGCCTCCGGTGATTAAAAATATGGCGTTCCAGAAGTATTCTAACATGGAACAGTCGCTGTTTACAAGGTTTGTTCGTTTGGGAGTTCCGACTGTTGATCTTGACGCTCAAGGCCGTGCCAGGCCGAGTATCTGCAATTTGTACAACTggagatataaaaaattgggCAATCTTAAACATGTTGAGCAAAGTACTGAGTACTTGACTGCTAACGCTGGGTTCTGCTTTGATTACCAGCTGATTAATGTTGAAGACTTTAATGGAGTTGGGGAGAGCGAGCCCACGGCTTACTTCTATCAAAATTTAGCTGAAGCTGAATATTGTGTGGCTGTCTTCATGTACATGAGGCTTCTGGGATACCCCGCGGATAAAATTAGCATCTTGACGACTTATAATGGACAGAAGCATTTAATTAGAGATGTAATTAATATAAGATGTGCAAATAATCCGCTGATTGGAAGGCCGAGTAAGGTGACCACTGTTGATAAATATCAGGGGCAGCAGAATGATTATATTTTGCTGTCTTTGGTAAGGACTCGCGCGGTTGGGCATTTAAGGGATGTTAGGCGTCTGATTGTAGCTATGTCTCGTGCGAGGCTGGGGTTGTATGTCTTTGCGagggttaatttatttaaagactGCTTTGAGCTGAGGCCTGTTTTTCAGCAGCTGATGCGAAGGCCAGTTAGCCTTCAGCTTGTTCCTGATGAGAGTCATCCCACGGAGAGGCTCAATAAGGATTCTCCTGAAGCTCCGGTTGTGGAGATTAAAGACATGCCGCATGCTGCTAATTTTGTGTATGAGTTGTACACGAAGAAAGTCTCCAGTATGAAg gatgcTTTCAAAGGATATGAAAGATTGGAAGTAGCCCATGAGACTAGTTCAATTTTAAACCGTgataaagagaaaaaagaTGTAGTTGTAGAAGATCAAGAAAAATCAACTACTGATGGTTCTTCTGTTAAAGAAATGGTTGAAGATATGGTGgtagaatttgaatttagaGATAAAGTAGAAGAAAATCTAgataatcaagaaaaaatggaAGAAGATTAA
- the LOC123264412 gene encoding endoplasmic reticulum junction formation protein lunapark-A isoform X2: protein MGIILSRFRKKKTTIEILEDLDSQIKKIEQYGQTTEQRHKKIVGTLIIYSVLLYVVTAVLFYFYFFPASLYDQLFYITPLLIFPLLIIFTKKLVTWYYKRKISRNQEKLVDMQKEKKKILDQVTETETYKKAKEILLKFAPDQLRMTPLSPQPVSKTPMTTPVPRRLSTPQPQTPMPQPSMATPMHQTSDATELRKRALAATSPQLNSSIGSPLPRPILPKQRSYLDRLVEYLVGDGPSNRYALICRQCDSHNGMALKEEFEYFGFRCCYCQYWNPARKQKPSAPKLDGDITSPLSITGRQSGKSTNHEATSSSSSGTDSDIEVVDKPDTPEAEAIESDKIIDQKLPDKVLNEEKKVIEESEDKSDQMEVDESPRK from the exons atgggAATTATTCTGTCAAGATTTcgt aaaaagaaGACGACAATAGAAATTTTGGAGGACCTTGACTCC caaataaaaaaaattgaacagtATGGTCAAACAACAGAACAGAggcataaaaaaatagttggaACATTAATAATATACAGTGTGTTACTTTATGTCGTAACGGCGGtactgttttatttttacttctttcccgcttcacttTACGATCAACTTTTTTACATCACtccattattaatttttccattGCT gataatatttaccaaaaaacTGGTGACGTGGtattacaaaagaaaaatctcaaggaatcaagaaaaattagtaGACATGCAGAAAgagaagaagaaaattttagatcAAGTCACTGAGACCGAGACTTATAAGAAAGCTAAAGAAATTTTGCTTAAATTCGCTCCTGATCAATTGAGAATGACACCT ctttcACCTCAG ccGGTATCAAAAACACCAATGACAACCCCAGTACCAAGGCGCCTGAGTACACCACAGCCTCAGACACCGATGCCTCAGCCATCGATGGCCACTCCAATGCACCAGACGTCTGACGCAACTGAGCTGCGAAAGCGCGCGTTGGCAGCAACCAGCCCGCAATTAAATTCATCAATCG GGTCACCGTTACCACGTCCGATACTTCCGAAACAGAGAAGTTATTTGGATCGCTTGGTTGAATATTTGGTGGGTGATGGTCCCTCTAATCGGTACGCGCTGATATGTAGGCAGTGTGATTCACATAATGGAATGGCGCTCAAAGAagaatttgaatattttg GGTTCCGTTGCTGTTACTGTCAATACTGGAATCCAGCACGGAAACAAAAGCCATCAGCGCCAAAATTAGATGGTGATATTACATCCCCGTTATCAATAACCGGCCGCCAAAGCGGCAAGTCAACAAACCACGAAGCGACGTCATCTAGCTCGTCTGGCACTGACTCAGATATTGAAGTCGTTGATAAGCCAGACACACCAGAAGCAGAAGCCATTGAGtctgataaaataattgatcagAAGTTACCCGACAAAG ttttaaatgaagaaaaaaaagtaattgaagAATCTGAAGATAAATCTGACCAAATGGAGGTAGACGAATCTCCAcgtaaatga
- the LOC123264413 gene encoding epidermal growth factor receptor substrate 15 homolog isoform X1, translating to MDSVAVTVPLRPPTKKMKKRKELDALAPSHVISRRVSGKRSSQELLTDSSDDRSEYWNVSVRGNRKTAARRNRSCPGLLKACSAFFGCASLLATASLIWLFIDVRQQLTSLRTEVDQAIAGSEGVPDALQKCHSLSKDLQNNQTLLFTQLTDVKAQINNFTIQLTNIQKGLHQVQELLHDAPELTNIPTQVKSISSSVATFGSKIRDLRVTVDALKETETKLQDAQHDLQRNITNIKTALDELTKVTQKLTMPTNESKVKTEELSNTISELRNNLSSINDTLTHGYQSLSDDQQKDHKLLVSLQDTTLNASMQVKSLEAECAKANEQTTIVSSVKKLTDEVNNVRSVDASLMSRIEQLEYSYKNLKNSTNQMLTLNSSTDIKQPNVNATDSNNNNNNNGQTIADGLLPH from the exons atggattcAGTTGCTGTTACGGTACCATTGCGCCCACcgactaaaaaaatgaaaaaacgcAAGGAACTTGACGCATTAGCACCGTCACATGTTATATCACGACGAGTTTCAGGAAAACGCAGCTCTcag gaattgCTGACAGATAGCAGCGATGATAGATCAGAATATTGGAACGTTTCTGTAAGAGGGAATCGCAAGACAGCTGCAAGAAGAAATCGGTCTTGTCCGGGTCTTTTAAAGGCCTGCAGCGCGTTTTTCGGATGCGCTTCTTTGCTGGCGACGGCCAGTCTCATTTGGCTGTTTATCGATGTCCGTCAGCAACTCACGTCACTCAGAACGGAAGTCGACCAAG CTATTGCCGGTAGTGAAGGCGTACCAGATGCATTGCAAAAATGCCACTCGTTGTCGAAAGATTTGCAGAATAATCAAACTTTGTTATTTACACAATTAACTGATGTTAAAgctcaaattaataattttactattcag CTGACAAACATACAAAAAGGACTCCATCAAGTACAAGAGCTTCTCCACGATGCACCAGAATTAACAAACATACCGACTCAAGTAAAGTCCATAAGTTCAAGTGTCGCAACTTTTGGAAGTAAAATTCGGGATTTAAGAGTCACTGTTGACGCTTTAAAAGAGACTGAAACTAAATTACAAGATGCACAACATGATCTTCAAAGGAATATCACTAATATAAAG acggCTCTAGATGAATTAACAAAAGTAACTCAGAAATTAACAATGCCAACAAACGAGTCTAAAGTTAAAACTGAAGAATTGAGTAACACGATATCTgagttaagaaataatttgtcGTCGATTAATGACACGCTCACACATGGTTATCAATCGCTTTCCGATGATCAGCAGAAAGATCAt aaattgTTGGTTTCATTGCAAGACACCACACTAAATGCAAGTATGCAAGTAAAGTCTTTAGAAGCAGAGTGTGCTAAAGCTAATGAACAAACAACTATCGTTagttctgttaaaaaattaactgatgag gTAAACAACGTCCGAAGCGTAGATGCAAGTTTGATGAGTCGCATTGAACAGTTAGAATACTCGtacaaaaatctaaaaaattcaacgAACCAAATGCTGACATTGAACTCCAGCACCGATATTAAGCAACCGAATGTCAATGCTAccgatagtaataataataataataataatgggcAAACGATAGCTGATGGACTACTACCGCATTAA